The genomic segment GTGGCACGGCTAAGCGCTGTTTCGCAGCGGAGGTCCGTGTCGTTTATATTCACTAATATCACAAAATCaacaacataaacaaaaacaaacaaaaccaccaccccctcccccgcTTCCGCGACGCGGCCCCGGCCACTCCCCGCGGAGCACGCCGCCGCTCGGCCGCTCTTCCCGGCCGGCTCGTCCAATGGAGGCCGCGGTCGCTCGGGGACGGGCCCCGGccatgttgttgttgtgtgtttgaaTGAGGAAGGAGCGGGAGAGAGACAGACCggggcttgtgtgtgtgtttctgttaaaGCCGGGGATTGGAGTTGTATTTCCCCCCCGTCCACAGTGCTTCCCTGAGAGGCTGGggagggtgtttttgttttgatatctAACAGGGCGGTGCGGTCGGGGTTTCAACCCCCCGGGTGAGGGACCGGAAAGCGCCCGGGTTTACGGCGCGTTTTCGGGGGCAGCTGGAGAGAGTTCTCTCGACTtaactttttgttattattattattattattattgcaaattaCACACTCGGGCTTGCGTGTCTGTGGCCGCTCCAAACGCAGCTCCTGTactagatatttattttttacaccttTTTAAAAGAAACCCGAGCCATGTTTAATAAGCTGTGCGAGTGGCTGCGGATCGCTAGCCCCCGGGACGGAGCGGGCGACCAGGCGGCAGCGCCGAGCCCCAGAGCCCGGTGTTTAGCGAGGAAGAGACCGTGGAGCAGGCAAGTGTTTTTCCAAAAAGACTGGAtattattaactttaaaaacagcgTCCTGCGAGCGGGTTGCTGTGCCTGCGTTGAATGCATACGCGGCGGCGGCCGCAGCCAGTATGAAACGCTGGgtataatttcattttattttattagcgtGGTTTTAAGATTGAAGTGTAAGACTCGAAGCGCTTGTGGTTaaagttactttttaaatgttgttttccaaGCTGcgctctgtttgtttgtttgtttgttgttgtttttttttttgtaagttaaaccgcgctgctgctgctgaaacGCAGGGCGACGCTTTTAAAGGTCTTTCTTTCAATACGTTGCTTTCTCgcatatagtttatttattgtcTCAAGGCTGGTGGTTCAGGTCTGAATGCGTTTCTAAACGGTTCTTGTTTTGtcctgaatgtatttatttatttgtttgtttgtttatttattttaatctccGCAGTGTGGATGGAGATGCCGACTCGGAGCCGGGGGAGAGAGACTTTAAGAAGTTCAGAATgggtttgttcatttttttattttgttgttctttACAGGTGTTAAAGTGACAGTTGtgtaatttctttttctttttcttttttattaatctgTGTAATTATTGCAGGGGAGCTGTTGGGCTCCGTGAAAGTCGCGGCAGGCGGGGTGAGAAGCCAGGGAAGCAACGCGCTGTCCTGGGTACGGAGTAACCTGAGCCCGGCTCTGAGCTCGGTGCTGCTAAGAGGAGCCCCCCAGGGACCGCCCAGCGACCGAGCCCGCCCCCCGAACCCGAACCGCCCCCCGGGGGAACAGAGCGAGGTACCGCTACCGAACCGCGATCtttaaccaaaaaacaacaaacaaataaggATGTACATAAAGAattctaaaacaaagaaacataaatacaaataaggaTATACATAAGCAATTCTAAAACTAaggaaacataaatacaaataaggaTATACATAAGCAATTCTAAAACTaagaaacataaatacaaataaggaTATACATAAGCAATTCTAAAACTAaggaaacataaatacaaataaggaTATACATAAGCGATTCTAAAACTAaggaaacataaatacaaataaggaTATACATAAGCAATTCTAAAACTAaggaaacataaatacaaataaggaTATACATAAGCAATTCTAAAACTaagaaacataaatacaaataaggaTATACATAAGCAATTCTAAAACTAaggaaacataaatacaaataaggaTATACATAAGCAATTCTAAAACTAaggaaacataaatacaaataaggaTATACATAAGCAATTCTAAAACTaaggaaaaataattttaaaataattgcatggCTTGTTTCAAGGCAGGgcagcgtctctctctctctctctctctctctctctctctgatctctgatctctcaccgttttgtttgtgtttttttccttccagTTTTTGAGAAGGACTCCCGGGCCCATCAGCGAAGCTTTCCTCGCTCCTCCGGGGAACTGCGGCTGGAAAGCTTTCTCCAAAACCGGTAACGTTTCACttgactttaaaaacaaatacacacgtgagtaaataaaaaaaaaaaaaagaagagttaTATACACAGCCTGTCTCGCACGCCAGGCATCGCTGGTCCGGCACAGGTGTTTCTATCAGCTGTTATCAGAGCCCCTTTCACCTGCATTGCCCTTCGGTACACAAGCCTTACATTTTGATGCGCGATGCTGGTTGCTGACAGGGTTGAACCCTGATAGATCTTCACTTATTaactgtcaaatacattttttgcagggggggggttaaaaaaaagctgtatatttatgtaatttgatgtGTTAGATTTTGTAAACCAGtgctttatttattgatgtattgctgttgttgtttgtgtgttgttcTTTCTCTACTCTCCCAGAGTTCTCTCATGGTTCAGGTGATTGTAAGAGACGCTCTGTTCCCGCAGCTCTGCTTTTCCGAAGCTGCAAATCGAATGGGCACTCACACCGTGCGGGCCCCACCCCGCTCCCCAGCGCCGCGGCCGCACCAGCGGAGGCCCTTCTGGGAAGAACCCTGTGTCTCGGAGCGAACAGAACCCACGGGTgagaccagaaccagaaccagagacACGGGctgtgcagctctggccaaaaaaATAATTGACGTCTTTTTATTTACcgtcatgcaatcaaagaaactacagcatgatatcacaaaagtcaacaggaagccataatagtagtacaggaattttgtgttagattttgaaatgtcgcatttttaaacatttgtctctcttgttctctctgtctttctcgttctctgtctttctctcattctctctctgtctttctctcgttctctgtctctctcgttctctctcattctctctttgtctctctgtctgtctcgtTCTCTGTCTCTGTtgttctctctgtgtctctctctgtagcccctccagcagcagcagcggcagtGGTGGGGTCGtcagtgtgcagtgcagcccGCGGCCCTGCAGCTCCATGTATGAGAAGAGCTTCCCCGTCCGAGTGCTGGCCAGCCCGTCCAGGAGCAGCTCTTCCCTGCACTGCAGCCCCCGGAGCACCTGGAGAGGGGCCAGGAGACAGGGAGGGGGTGCTGCggaggaggtgagaggagaggggggggcaCAGGAGAGGAGGAAGGAAGAGAGACGGGGAGAAGTATCTGAACTGGATGCGGTTTTAATTCACtcctgtgattgtgtgtgtctttctctgtctgtctgtctgactgtctctctctgtgtgtgcagTCTGTGCGCAGGGAGGAGAAGGAGGTGTACAGGCAGCTTCTGGAGATGGTGTCTGGAAGCAAGTCCCGAGGATCCCCCTCATACACGGGCTGGCACTCCCACAGAGAC from the Polyodon spathula isolate WHYD16114869_AA unplaced genomic scaffold, ASM1765450v1 scaffolds_790, whole genome shotgun sequence genome contains:
- the LOC121308861 gene encoding uncharacterized protein LOC121308861 isoform X2: MFNKLCEWLRIASPRDGAGDQAAAPSPRARCLARKRPWSSVDGDADSEPGERDFKKFRMGELLGSVKVAAGGVRSQGSNALSWVRSNLSPALSSVLLRGAPQGPPSDRARPPNPNRPPGEQSEFLRRTPGPISEAFLAPPGNCGWKAFSKTALLFRSCKSNGHSHRAGPTPLPSAAAAPAEALLGRTLCLGANRTHGPSSSSSGSGGVVSVQCSPRPCSSMYEKSFPVRVLASPSRSSSSLHCSPRSTWRGARRQGGGAAEESVRREEKEVYRQLLEMVSGSKSRGSPSYTGWHSHRDLSSFLSSRSCLIRTAPPSWLEEEDGEERLGGTLDGSPVPSSQVSSALPSPVAGSSPLSDHGFEGDTVSLSVPSLLIEDDTQSSGESHASWL
- the LOC121308861 gene encoding uncharacterized protein LOC121308861 isoform X1, translated to MFNKLCEWLRIASPRDGAGDQAAAPSPRARCLARKRPWSSVDGDADSEPGERDFKKFRMGELLGSVKVAAGGVRSQGSNALSWVRSNLSPALSSVLLRGAPQGPPSDRARPPNPNRPPGEQSEFLRRTPGPISEAFLAPPGNCGWKAFSKTEFSHGSGDCKRRSVPAALLFRSCKSNGHSHRAGPTPLPSAAAAPAEALLGRTLCLGANRTHGPSSSSSGSGGVVSVQCSPRPCSSMYEKSFPVRVLASPSRSSSSLHCSPRSTWRGARRQGGGAAEESVRREEKEVYRQLLEMVSGSKSRGSPSYTGWHSHRDLSSFLSSRSCLIRTAPPSWLEEEDGEERLGGTLDGSPVPSSQVSSALPSPVAGSSPLSDHGFEGDTVSLSVPSLLIEDDTQSSGESHASWL